The Clostridium sporogenes genome contains a region encoding:
- the clpP gene encoding ATP-dependent Clp endopeptidase proteolytic subunit ClpP: protein MSLVPVVVEQTNRGERSYDIYSRLLKDRIIMLSEEVNDTTASLIVAQLLFLEAEDPDKDIYLYINSPGGSITSGMAIYDTMQYIKPDVSTICVGMAASMGAFLLAAGAKGKRYALPNSEVMIHQPLGGFRGQATDIGIHAERILKMKKKLNTILSDRTGNPLEQVELDTERDHFLSAEEAKEYGLIDEVIDKKK, encoded by the coding sequence ATGAGTTTAGTACCTGTAGTTGTAGAACAAACTAATAGAGGGGAAAGATCTTACGATATTTATTCTAGGTTGTTGAAGGACAGAATAATAATGTTAAGTGAAGAGGTTAACGACACAACCGCTAGTTTAATAGTGGCACAGCTATTATTTTTAGAAGCAGAGGATCCAGATAAAGATATATATCTATATATTAATAGTCCAGGAGGCTCTATAACTTCTGGAATGGCAATATATGATACAATGCAATATATAAAACCAGATGTTTCTACTATATGTGTAGGAATGGCAGCATCTATGGGCGCATTTTTACTTGCAGCTGGTGCAAAGGGAAAAAGATATGCATTGCCTAATAGTGAAGTTATGATACATCAACCACTAGGTGGATTTAGAGGTCAAGCAACAGATATAGGAATACATGCTGAAAGAATTCTAAAAATGAAGAAAAAATTAAATACTATACTAAGTGATAGAACAGGAAACCCATTAGAACAAGTAGAGCTTGACACAGAAAGAGATCATTTTTTAAGTGCAGAAGAAGCTAAAGAATATGGTTTAATTGATGAAGTTATTGATAAAAAGAAATAA
- the tig gene encoding trigger factor has product MNVKVENIEKNVVKLEITVDSEKFNEAVKKSFKKNAKRFNVPGFRKGKAPLNIIKKYYGEGVLFEDAINFCCEDTYPKAIEENNIKPVDYPQIDVVQIGEGKDFIYTAEVTTVPEVKLGEYKGVEVKKVSYEVEDEAVENELKSMQEKNARVSLKEEGEIEKGNIAIIDFKGYVDGEAFEGGEAKDYELEIGSGTFIGDFEDQLVGLKKDESKKVNVSFPEEYGREDLNGKPATFEVTIKDIKVKELPALDDEFAKEVSEFDTLEELKSDIKDRMKKELSDKAKAEYEEAVVEAVAANAEIEIPKVMIEKEIDNMVRDLEMRLKYQGLDLKSYYEFTNSSEEKVKEYMKETAEKRVKTDLIMQEIAKVEDIKATEEELKEKAMEVAKQYGQKDVEKTAELIVNAQKAYLEIDIVNGKVLDLLVENSKEIA; this is encoded by the coding sequence ATGAACGTTAAAGTGGAAAATATAGAAAAGAATGTTGTAAAATTAGAAATAACAGTTGATAGTGAAAAATTCAATGAAGCTGTTAAAAAATCATTTAAAAAGAATGCTAAAAGATTTAATGTGCCAGGATTTAGAAAAGGTAAAGCACCTTTAAATATAATAAAAAAGTACTATGGAGAAGGTGTTTTATTTGAAGATGCTATAAATTTCTGTTGTGAAGATACATATCCTAAAGCTATAGAAGAAAATAACATAAAACCAGTAGATTATCCTCAAATAGATGTAGTTCAAATAGGAGAAGGAAAAGATTTCATATATACAGCAGAAGTTACAACTGTTCCTGAAGTTAAACTAGGGGAATATAAGGGTGTAGAGGTTAAAAAAGTTTCATATGAAGTAGAAGATGAAGCTGTAGAAAATGAATTAAAATCTATGCAAGAAAAAAATGCAAGAGTATCTCTAAAAGAAGAAGGAGAAATTGAAAAAGGAAACATAGCAATAATTGATTTTAAAGGATATGTAGACGGAGAAGCTTTTGAAGGTGGGGAAGCTAAGGACTATGAATTAGAAATAGGTTCAGGCACTTTCATAGGAGATTTTGAAGATCAATTAGTAGGTCTTAAAAAAGATGAATCAAAAAAAGTAAATGTAAGTTTCCCAGAAGAATATGGTAGAGAAGATTTAAACGGGAAACCAGCTACTTTTGAAGTAACAATTAAAGATATAAAGGTTAAAGAACTTCCAGCATTAGATGATGAATTTGCAAAAGAAGTTTCAGAATTTGATACATTAGAGGAATTAAAATCAGATATAAAGGATAGAATGAAAAAAGAACTATCTGATAAAGCTAAAGCAGAATATGAAGAAGCAGTAGTTGAAGCAGTTGCGGCAAATGCTGAAATAGAAATACCAAAAGTTATGATTGAAAAAGAAATAGATAATATGGTAAGAGATTTAGAAATGAGATTAAAATATCAAGGTCTAGACCTTAAATCATATTATGAATTTACAAATAGCTCAGAAGAAAAAGTAAAAGAATATATGAAAGAAACAGCTGAAAAAAGAGTTAAAACAGATTTAATAATGCAAGAAATTGCTAAAGTAGAAGATATAAAAGCTACAGAAGAAGAATTAAAAGAAAAAGCTATGGAAGTAGCTAAACAATATGGTCAAAAGGATGTAGAAAAAACTGCTGAATTAATAGTAAACGCTCAAAAAGCATACTTAGAAATTGATATAGTTAATGGAAAAGTTTTAGATTTATTAGTAGAAAATAGCAAAGAAATAGCTTAG
- a CDS encoding sugar phosphate isomerase/epimerase family protein has protein sequence MEIGMSSACLYPKVPIEESISVMKSLGFNVGEIFLNTYSEYNEEFIEVLQEQKKKNSFLINSIHAFSSAFEPYLFDSYKRRQRDMLKIFKKVCRAGSLLKANCYTFHGMRRSNLLDLNMDYIIDVYNELNYIANEEGIKLAQENVAWCMSSNINFLNTLNEKCSTNLHYTLDIKQALKIGKDPMEYINVMGNKIVNVHINDRDENNICLLPGKGNINLKKICCKLKEMGYNNVYTIEVYNDNYSSYSEIMDSKDFLQNILL, from the coding sequence ATGGAAATAGGAATGTCTTCTGCTTGTTTGTATCCTAAAGTACCAATAGAAGAAAGTATATCAGTTATGAAAAGTTTAGGATTTAACGTTGGGGAAATTTTTTTAAATACTTATAGTGAGTATAATGAAGAGTTTATAGAAGTTTTACAGGAACAAAAGAAAAAAAATAGTTTTTTAATAAATTCTATTCATGCATTTTCAAGTGCTTTTGAACCATATTTATTTGACTCATATAAAAGAAGGCAAAGAGATATGCTTAAGATATTTAAAAAAGTATGTAGAGCAGGTAGCTTATTAAAAGCAAATTGTTATACATTTCATGGTATGAGAAGAAGTAATTTATTAGATCTAAATATGGATTATATTATAGATGTTTATAATGAATTAAATTATATTGCTAATGAAGAGGGAATAAAATTAGCTCAAGAAAATGTAGCTTGGTGTATGTCTTCAAATATAAATTTTTTAAACACATTAAATGAAAAGTGTAGCACCAATTTACATTATACATTGGATATTAAACAAGCTTTAAAAATAGGTAAAGATCCTATGGAATACATAAATGTAATGGGAAATAAAATAGTTAATGTTCATATAAATGATAGAGATGAGAATAATATTTGTCTTCTACCTGGAAAAGGGAATATAAATTTAAAAAAAATATGTTGTAAATTAAAGGAAATGGGGTATAATAATGTTTATACCATAGAAGTTTATAATGATAATTATTCTTCATATTCAGAAATAATGGATTCAAAAGATTTTCTTCAAAATATTTTATTATGA
- the pyrE gene encoding orotate phosphoribosyltransferase: MSNINVIDILKESNALLEGHFLLSSGRHSNRYCQCAKLLQYPQKAEKVISVIAQKLKNVDFNIIVGPAMGGVIVSYELARQTNRPGIFAERKDGIMCIRRGFEIKKGDKVIISEDVITTGKSSLEVAKVIEEMGGEVVGIACIVDRRAEGIKTNYQIYSACKLEIETYEKDNCELCKKNIPFVKPGSREQK, from the coding sequence ATGAGTAATATAAATGTTATAGATATATTAAAAGAATCAAATGCATTATTAGAAGGTCATTTCTTACTATCATCTGGAAGACATAGTAATAGATATTGTCAATGTGCGAAACTACTTCAATATCCACAAAAAGCAGAAAAAGTTATTAGTGTAATAGCACAGAAGCTTAAAAATGTAGACTTTAATATAATAGTAGGACCAGCTATGGGTGGTGTAATAGTATCCTATGAATTAGCAAGGCAAACTAATAGACCAGGCATATTTGCAGAAAGAAAAGATGGAATCATGTGTATACGAAGAGGATTTGAAATAAAAAAAGGAGATAAAGTTATAATATCAGAGGATGTAATAACTACAGGTAAATCTTCTTTAGAAGTAGCTAAAGTTATAGAAGAAATGGGTGGAGAAGTAGTAGGTATAGCATGTATAGTTGATAGAAGAGCGGAAGGTATAAAAACAAACTATCAAATATATAGTGCTTGTAAATTAGAAATAGAAACTTATGAAAAAGATAACTGTGAGTTATGTAAAAAAAATATACCTTTTGTAAAACCAGGTAGTAGAGAACAAAAATAA
- a CDS encoding dihydroorotate dehydrogenase: MLQVNLCGKIFKNPIIAASGTFGFGEEYGEFYDVSKLGGISSKGLTLNPKEGNNGIRIYETSSGIMNSVGLQNPGVDKFIKEELPKMKKIDTVTIANVGGGCIEDYIEVIEKLNKTDVDIIELNISCPNVKHGGMAFGIKSEIAYEVVKKVKEICQKPLIVKLSPNAEDIVDMAIKCEKAGANAISLVNTFKAMAIDIKRKTSVFENVTAGLSGPCIKPIALRMVYEVCKQVKIPVIGIGGICNYKDVIEFIMAGATAVQIGTANFMNPYSALDIIEDLENYMKEEGIQTLEEIRGII, encoded by the coding sequence ATGCTTCAAGTAAATTTATGTGGTAAGATTTTCAAAAATCCTATTATAGCTGCATCAGGAACTTTTGGATTTGGAGAAGAATATGGGGAATTTTATGATGTTTCCAAATTAGGGGGGATTTCAAGTAAAGGATTGACCTTAAATCCTAAAGAAGGAAATAATGGCATAAGAATTTATGAAACTAGTTCCGGTATAATGAATAGTGTAGGGCTTCAAAATCCAGGGGTAGATAAATTTATAAAAGAAGAGTTACCTAAAATGAAAAAAATAGATACAGTAACTATTGCAAATGTAGGTGGAGGATGTATAGAAGATTATATTGAAGTCATAGAAAAATTAAATAAAACAGATGTAGATATTATAGAACTAAATATATCCTGTCCAAATGTAAAGCATGGAGGCATGGCTTTTGGAATAAAGTCAGAAATAGCTTATGAAGTAGTAAAAAAAGTTAAAGAAATATGCCAAAAGCCACTTATAGTAAAGTTATCTCCTAATGCAGAAGATATAGTAGATATGGCTATAAAATGTGAGAAAGCAGGAGCAAATGCAATTTCATTGGTAAATACATTTAAAGCTATGGCTATAGATATAAAAAGAAAAACATCTGTATTTGAAAATGTAACTGCAGGTTTATCAGGCCCATGTATTAAACCTATAGCATTAAGAATGGTATATGAAGTATGTAAGCAGGTAAAAATACCAGTTATAGGTATAGGAGGAATATGTAATTATAAAGATGTAATAGAGTTTATTATGGCAGGGGCTACTGCAGTACAAATAGGAACAGCTAATTTTATGAATCCATATTCAGCCTTAGATATAATAGAAGACTTAGAAAATTATATGAAAGAAGAAGGTATTCAAACTTTAGAAGAAATAAGGGGAATTATTTAA